The Verrucomicrobiota bacterium genome includes a window with the following:
- a CDS encoding WecB/TagA/CpsF family glycosyltransferase, translating to MNPRAKFPFGVTRCSPHSIGDLLAELKLLLADKSLTPRTILCLNSHIYNMACADDGLRRCLNAARIVAADGMAVVWAARFLGHPISERCNMTEAFHAFLKDDTMPRSQGVLIGCSSAEAEAAAEKANRDSPHCRIVKACSGFLSESEYKEILAAHPESDLIFLGMGSPKTERLAELAAQVCPQAVPWGIGGGTIRIEAGTMTEAPVVWRRLGLQWLHRLGSEPRELWRRYLLGNPRFVLRILSLAWKRRASQ from the coding sequence ATGAATCCACGCGCCAAGTTCCCCTTTGGCGTGACGAGGTGTTCGCCGCACTCGATTGGAGATTTGTTGGCCGAACTGAAGCTGCTTCTGGCCGACAAAAGCCTGACGCCACGCACGATCCTGTGCCTCAATTCGCACATTTACAATATGGCGTGCGCGGACGATGGGCTTCGGCGATGTTTGAACGCGGCGCGCATCGTGGCCGCGGACGGCATGGCCGTGGTGTGGGCGGCGCGGTTTCTTGGCCATCCGATCTCCGAGCGATGCAACATGACCGAGGCCTTTCACGCCTTCCTGAAGGACGACACGATGCCGCGCAGCCAAGGCGTCTTGATCGGGTGTTCGTCTGCGGAAGCGGAAGCGGCGGCGGAGAAAGCAAACCGCGATTCGCCGCACTGCCGTATCGTCAAGGCTTGCTCCGGGTTTCTGAGCGAGAGTGAATACAAGGAAATTCTGGCCGCACACCCGGAGTCCGATCTTATTTTTCTCGGAATGGGCAGTCCGAAAACCGAGCGGCTCGCGGAGCTGGCGGCGCAGGTTTGCCCGCAGGCCGTCCCCTGGGGAATCGGCGGCGGGACAATCCGGATCGAGGCGGGGACCATGACCGAGGCGCCGGTTGTTTGGCGGCGGCTGGGGTTGCAATGGCTGCATCGGCTTGGCTCGGAACCGCGCGAGTTGTGGCGCCGTTATCTATTGGGCAATCCACGATTCGTGCTGCGGATCCTCTCGCTCGCATGGAAGCGGCGCGCGTCCCAGTGA